A single window of Martelella sp. NC20 DNA harbors:
- the der gene encoding ribosome biogenesis GTPase Der, with protein MSFKVAIVGRPNVGKSTLFNRLVGQKLALVDDTPGVTRDRRPGEARLSDLRFTIIDTAGLEEAAADTLPGRMRAQTEAAIDEADLSLFVVDAKAGLTPADNTLAEMVRRRGKPVVLVANKAEARGSDAGFYDAFTLGLGEPCPISAEHGQGMHDLREAIIAAIGEERAFPKEEPVEEARTDVMLTKEEAENPEEVAPYDDTKPLRVAIVGRPNAGKSTLINRYLGEERLLTGPEAGITRDSISVEWEWRGRPIRLFDTAGMRRKARVVEKLEKLSVSDALRAIRFAECVVIVFDATIPFEKQDLQIVDLVIREGRAAVLAFNKWDLIEDRQAVLADLREKTDRLLPQARGLRAVPISGERGTGLDKLMQAIADTDKVWNSRISTARLNRWLDVQTVSHPPPAVSGRRLRMKYMTQVKTRPPAFMISCTRPEAVPESYIRYLTNGLRNDFQMPGVPIRIHFRAGENPFEHKRKKKR; from the coding sequence ATGAGTTTCAAGGTCGCCATCGTCGGAAGACCGAATGTCGGTAAATCGACGCTGTTCAACCGTCTGGTCGGACAGAAGCTGGCGCTTGTCGACGACACGCCGGGGGTTACCCGCGATCGCCGGCCGGGCGAGGCGCGGCTTTCGGACCTGCGCTTCACCATCATCGATACCGCCGGCCTTGAGGAGGCCGCCGCCGATACGCTGCCGGGACGCATGCGCGCCCAGACCGAGGCGGCGATCGACGAGGCCGACCTGTCGCTGTTCGTCGTCGACGCCAAGGCCGGGCTGACGCCTGCCGACAATACGCTGGCTGAAATGGTGCGCCGGCGCGGCAAGCCTGTCGTGCTGGTCGCCAACAAGGCCGAGGCGCGCGGCTCCGACGCCGGTTTCTACGACGCCTTCACGCTCGGGCTCGGCGAACCCTGCCCGATTTCCGCCGAACACGGCCAGGGCATGCACGATCTGCGCGAGGCGATCATTGCGGCGATCGGCGAGGAACGGGCCTTCCCCAAGGAAGAGCCGGTCGAGGAAGCTCGCACCGATGTGATGCTGACCAAGGAAGAGGCCGAGAACCCGGAAGAGGTCGCCCCCTATGACGACACCAAGCCGCTCCGGGTTGCAATCGTCGGCCGCCCGAATGCGGGCAAGTCGACGCTGATCAACCGCTATCTCGGCGAGGAGCGGCTGCTGACCGGGCCGGAGGCGGGGATCACCCGCGATTCGATCTCCGTGGAGTGGGAGTGGCGCGGCCGGCCGATCAGGCTGTTCGACACCGCCGGGATGCGCCGCAAGGCGCGGGTCGTCGAAAAGCTCGAAAAGCTCTCGGTCTCCGATGCGTTGCGCGCGATCCGTTTTGCCGAATGCGTGGTGATCGTCTTCGACGCCACCATTCCGTTCGAGAAGCAGGACCTGCAGATCGTCGATCTCGTCATCCGCGAGGGCCGCGCCGCCGTGCTCGCCTTCAACAAATGGGATCTGATCGAGGATCGTCAGGCCGTGCTTGCCGATCTGCGCGAGAAGACGGACCGGCTGCTGCCACAGGCGCGCGGCCTTCGCGCCGTGCCGATTTCCGGCGAGCGCGGAACCGGCCTCGACAAGCTGATGCAGGCGATCGCCGATACCGACAAGGTCTGGAACAGCCGCATCTCCACGGCAAGGCTCAACCGCTGGCTCGACGTGCAGACCGTCAGCCATCCCCCGCCCGCCGTTTCCGGCAGGCGGTTGCGGATGAAATACATGACCCAGGTGAAGACCCGCCCGCCGGCCTTCATGATCTCATGCACCAGGCCGGAGGCTGTGCCGGAAAGCTATATCCGCTATCTGACCAATGGCCTGCGCAATGATTTCCAGATGCCGGGCGTGCCGATCCGTATCCACTTCCGCGCCGGCGAAAATCCGTTCGAGCACAAGCGCAAGAAGAAGCGCTGA